From Pantoea sp. Ep11b, the proteins below share one genomic window:
- the hemA gene encoding glutamyl-tRNA reductase, translating into MTLLALGINHKTAPIALRERVSFGPETLEQALNSLLSQPMVQSGVVLSTCNRTELYLSVEQQADLQARLVSWLCNYHQLNEEDVRNSLYWHQDNEAVSHLMRVASGLDSLVLGEPQILGQVKKAFADSSRGQALSSELERMFQKTFSVAKRVRTETDIGANAVSVAFAACTLARQIFESLSSVNVLLVGAGETIELVARHLREHQVKNLIIANRTRERAETLASEVGAEVITLAEIDARLAEADIIISSTSSPLPIIGKGMMERALKARRNKPMLLVDIAVPRDVEPEVGDLPNAYLYSVDDLQAIIEQNLAQRKAAAVQAENIVVQESSEFMAWLRSQGAVNTIREYRSQADEIRAELEGRALQALQQGGDPQKIMQELAHKLTNRLIHAPTKSLQQAARDGDNERLQILRDSLGLD; encoded by the coding sequence ATGACGCTGCTCGCTCTCGGAATCAACCACAAGACCGCCCCCATTGCTCTGCGCGAACGTGTTTCGTTCGGGCCGGAGACGCTTGAGCAGGCATTAAACAGCCTGTTATCACAGCCAATGGTGCAGAGCGGTGTGGTGCTGTCCACCTGTAACCGGACCGAGCTCTACCTGAGTGTAGAGCAGCAGGCCGATTTACAGGCGCGTCTGGTGAGCTGGTTGTGCAATTATCATCAGCTGAATGAAGAGGATGTGCGCAACAGCCTCTACTGGCATCAGGATAACGAGGCTGTCAGCCACCTGATGCGCGTTGCCAGCGGACTCGATTCACTGGTGCTCGGCGAGCCGCAGATCCTGGGTCAGGTCAAGAAAGCTTTTGCGGACTCCTCACGCGGTCAGGCGCTGAGCAGCGAACTGGAACGCATGTTCCAGAAAACTTTCTCGGTCGCCAAGCGCGTCCGCACGGAAACCGATATCGGGGCCAATGCGGTGTCGGTGGCGTTTGCCGCCTGTACCCTGGCGCGTCAGATTTTCGAATCTCTCTCATCGGTCAACGTATTGCTGGTGGGCGCGGGCGAGACCATTGAGCTGGTGGCGCGTCATCTGCGTGAACATCAGGTCAAAAACCTGATCATCGCCAACCGGACCCGCGAACGCGCCGAAACGCTGGCGTCAGAAGTGGGCGCTGAGGTGATCACGCTGGCAGAGATCGACGCCCGCCTGGCCGAAGCGGACATTATTATCTCCTCCACCTCCAGTCCGTTACCGATTATCGGCAAGGGGATGATGGAGCGCGCCCTGAAAGCGCGACGCAACAAACCGATGCTGCTGGTCGATATTGCCGTACCGCGCGATGTGGAGCCGGAAGTGGGCGACCTGCCCAACGCCTATCTCTACAGCGTGGACGATCTGCAGGCGATCATCGAGCAGAACCTGGCGCAGCGTAAAGCGGCGGCGGTGCAGGCAGAAAACATTGTCGTGCAGGAAAGCAGTGAATTTATGGCATGGCTGCGCTCGCAGGGTGCGGTCAATACCATCCGTGAATACCGCTCTCAGGCGGATGAAATCCGCGCTGAGCTGGAAGGCCGTGCGCTGCAGGCCCTGCAACAGGGCGGCGATCCGCAGAAAATCATGCAGGAACTGGCGCACAAGCTGACCAACCGTTTAATCCATGCCCCAACCAAATCACTTCAGCAGGCCGCCCGCGACGGCGATAATGAACGCCTGCAGATTTTACGCGACAGCCTGGGTCTCGATTAG
- the prfA gene encoding peptide chain release factor 1, giving the protein MKTSIVAKLEALQERHEEVEAMLGDAGVIADQERFRALSREYAQLTDVSRCFRDWQQVQDDIDTAQQMLDDPEMRDMAQEELQEAREKSDALAQQLQVLLLPKDPDDERACFVEVRAGTGGDEAAIFAGDLFRMYSRYAEARRWRVEIVSANEGEHGGYKEVIARITGDGAYGRMKFESGGHRVQRVPETESQGRIHTSACTVAVMPEIPEAELPEINAGDLKIDTFRSSGAGGQHVNTTDSAIRITHLPTGIVVECQDERSQHKNKAKALAVLGSRIHAAEMARRQAAEASTRRNLLGSGDRSDRIRTYNFPQGRVTDHRINLTIYRLDEVMEGKIDSLIEPIVQEYQADQLAALAGQD; this is encoded by the coding sequence ATGAAAACCTCTATAGTTGCCAAACTGGAAGCACTGCAGGAGCGCCACGAAGAAGTGGAAGCGATGCTGGGCGATGCTGGCGTGATCGCCGATCAGGAGCGTTTCCGTGCGCTGTCACGCGAATATGCGCAGCTGACCGACGTGAGCCGTTGTTTCCGCGACTGGCAGCAGGTGCAGGACGATATCGACACCGCGCAGCAGATGCTGGATGACCCGGAAATGCGCGACATGGCGCAGGAAGAGTTACAGGAAGCGCGCGAGAAGAGCGACGCGCTGGCGCAACAGCTGCAGGTTCTGCTGCTGCCGAAAGATCCCGATGATGAGCGCGCCTGTTTCGTGGAAGTGCGCGCCGGAACCGGTGGTGATGAAGCCGCCATTTTTGCCGGCGATCTGTTCCGTATGTACAGCCGCTATGCGGAAGCGCGTCGCTGGCGTGTGGAAATCGTCAGCGCCAATGAAGGCGAGCATGGCGGCTACAAAGAGGTGATTGCCCGTATTACCGGCGACGGGGCCTATGGCCGCATGAAATTTGAGTCGGGCGGACACCGCGTGCAGCGCGTGCCGGAAACCGAATCTCAGGGCCGTATCCACACCTCCGCCTGTACCGTCGCTGTAATGCCAGAGATCCCGGAAGCGGAACTGCCCGAGATTAACGCCGGGGATCTGAAAATCGATACCTTCCGCTCATCCGGTGCGGGCGGTCAGCACGTTAACACCACCGATTCCGCGATCCGTATTACCCACCTGCCAACCGGCATCGTGGTGGAGTGTCAGGATGAACGTTCCCAGCATAAAAACAAAGCCAAAGCGCTGGCGGTGCTGGGTTCGCGTATTCACGCCGCAGAGATGGCCCGTCGTCAGGCTGCCGAAGCCAGCACCCGCCGCAACCTGTTAGGCAGCGGCGACCGTTCCGACCGTATCCGTACCTATAACTTCCCGCAGGGCCGCGTTACCGATCACCGCATCAACCTGACCATCTACCGTCTGGATGAAGTGATGGAAGGTAAGATTGACAGCCTGATTGAGCCGATCGTGCAGGAGTACCAGGCGGATCAGCTGGCGGCGCTGGCTGGTCAGGATTGA
- a CDS encoding SirB2 family protein gives MAAFYPLIKNLHLATVWITVTLFLLRFYWLRQGSAMLTRRWVRILPHANDTLLLVTGVLLVLITHFYPFTPQGSWLTEKLLAVIIYIALGFVALSRRPRTDRTRWIAFLIALIALVTIITLALTKMPLWG, from the coding sequence ATGGCCGCTTTTTATCCTCTGATTAAAAATCTGCACCTGGCGACGGTGTGGATCACCGTGACGCTGTTCCTGCTGCGTTTTTACTGGCTGCGGCAGGGGTCGGCGATGCTGACCCGCCGCTGGGTGCGCATTCTGCCGCACGCCAATGACACGCTGCTGCTGGTGACCGGCGTCCTGCTGGTGCTGATAACGCACTTCTATCCCTTCACACCGCAAGGAAGCTGGCTGACGGAGAAGCTTTTAGCGGTTATCATCTACATCGCCTTAGGATTTGTGGCATTGAGTCGCCGTCCACGTACTGATCGCACCCGATGGATCGCTTTTCTGATCGCCTTAATCGCCCTGGTGACCATCATTACGCTGGCGCTGACCAAAATGCCGTTATGGGGATAG
- the kdsA gene encoding 3-deoxy-8-phosphooctulonate synthase has protein sequence MTQKVVSIGEINVANDLPFVLFGGMNVLESRDLAMRICEHYVTVTSKLGIPYVFKASFDKANRSSIHSYRGPGLEAGMKIFQELKQTFGVKIITDVHEAAQAQPVSEVVDVIQLPAFLARQTDLVEAMAKTGAVINVKKPQFVSPGQMGNIVDKFAEGGNEKVILCDRGSNFGYDNLVVDMLGFNVMKKVTKNSPVIFDVTHALQTRDPFGAASGGRRAQVAELARAGMAVGIAGLFIEAHPDPDHALCDGPSALPLDKLEPFLVQMKAIDDLVKSFAELDTSK, from the coding sequence ATGACACAGAAAGTCGTGAGTATTGGCGAGATCAACGTAGCAAACGATCTGCCATTTGTGCTGTTTGGCGGAATGAACGTGCTGGAGTCGCGCGACCTGGCAATGCGCATCTGCGAACATTACGTCACCGTCACCAGTAAACTCGGTATTCCTTACGTTTTCAAAGCCTCTTTTGACAAGGCGAACCGCTCCTCAATTCACTCTTACCGTGGCCCGGGCCTGGAAGCGGGAATGAAGATTTTCCAGGAGCTGAAGCAGACCTTCGGCGTAAAAATTATCACCGACGTACATGAAGCTGCGCAGGCGCAGCCGGTTTCTGAGGTGGTGGATGTGATCCAGCTGCCTGCCTTCCTGGCGCGTCAGACCGATCTGGTGGAAGCGATGGCGAAGACCGGCGCGGTTATCAACGTCAAGAAGCCGCAGTTTGTCAGCCCTGGCCAGATGGGTAACATTGTGGACAAGTTCGCTGAAGGCGGCAACGAGAAAGTGATCCTGTGCGACCGCGGCAGCAACTTCGGTTACGACAATCTGGTTGTCGATATGCTCGGCTTCAACGTGATGAAGAAAGTCACCAAAAACAGCCCGGTAATTTTCGACGTGACCCACGCGCTGCAGACCCGCGATCCCTTTGGCGCGGCATCAGGCGGTCGTCGCGCGCAGGTGGCTGAGCTGGCGCGTGCCGGTATGGCCGTTGGCATCGCTGGCCTGTTTATCGAAGCGCATCCGGACCCGGACCACGCCTTGTGCGACGGCCCGTCCGCGCTGCCGCTGGATAAGCTGGAGCCGTTCCTGGTGCAGATGAAAGCGATTGACGATCTGGTCAAGAGCTTCGCAGAACTCGATACCAGCAAGTAA
- the sirB1 gene encoding invasion regulator SirB1 produces the protein MTSTDQLDFSQTPLCEAVIGATLAIRSDFPALSVEAQLAALVAEARDYVSHTEDADLQLEKLLELFYRQWGFGGASGVYNLSDALWIDNVLKTRQGTAVSLGVILLHIAAELDLPLMPVIFPTQLILRADWIDGDKWMINPFNGETLDRHTLEVWLKGNISPTARLYDDDLDEAKTVTVMRKMLDTLKAALMEEKKMELALNVSQVLLRIDPDDPYEIRDRGLIYAQLECEHIALNDLNYFVEQCPEDPVSEMIKVQIHAIEQKQVTLH, from the coding sequence ATGACCTCGACCGACCAATTAGATTTCAGCCAGACACCGCTGTGTGAAGCGGTGATTGGCGCCACGCTTGCCATCCGGTCCGATTTTCCGGCGCTGTCGGTGGAAGCACAACTTGCGGCATTAGTGGCCGAAGCCCGTGACTACGTCAGCCATACCGAAGATGCCGACCTGCAGCTCGAAAAGCTGCTGGAGCTCTTTTATCGTCAGTGGGGATTTGGCGGTGCCAGCGGCGTCTACAATCTCTCCGATGCACTCTGGATCGACAATGTGCTGAAGACCCGTCAGGGCACGGCGGTCTCACTCGGCGTTATTCTGCTGCATATCGCCGCTGAGCTGGATTTGCCGCTGATGCCGGTGATCTTCCCGACGCAGTTGATTCTGCGCGCCGACTGGATCGATGGCGATAAGTGGATGATTAATCCGTTTAATGGTGAAACGCTCGACCGGCATACGCTGGAAGTGTGGCTCAAGGGCAACATCAGCCCGACAGCGCGCCTGTATGACGACGATCTCGACGAAGCCAAAACCGTCACCGTAATGCGCAAAATGCTCGACACGCTGAAAGCGGCGCTGATGGAAGAGAAGAAGATGGAGCTGGCGCTGAACGTCAGTCAGGTGCTGCTGCGCATCGATCCTGACGATCCCTACGAAATCCGCGATCGCGGTTTGATCTACGCGCAGCTGGAGTGCGAACATATCGCTCTGAATGATTTAAACTACTTCGTTGAGCAGTGTCCTGAAGACCCGGTCAGCGAGATGATCAAAGTTCAGATTCACGCAATCGAACAAAAACAGGTCACGCTGCACTAA
- the prmC gene encoding peptide chain release factor N(5)-glutamine methyltransferase, with the protein MDIRHWLKQAVATLCGGDSPKRDAEILLGFVTGKSRSWLIAFDETVLSEAQLAQLESLLARRARGEPVAHLVGEREFWSLPLRVNDATLIPRPDTELLVEEALRHLPATPATILDMGTGTGAIALALASERPDCQVTGVDRIPAAVELAESNAQHLSLSNTRFLLSHWFQALPPQRFTLIVSNPPYIDASDVHLEQGDVRFEPRSALVAEEAGLADLRTLIEQAPDWLLPGGWLLLEHGWQQGEAVAALMRQTGYHAVETLQDYGGNPRVTLGQFPPSLRSEKD; encoded by the coding sequence ATGGATATTCGTCACTGGCTGAAACAGGCCGTCGCCACGCTCTGCGGTGGTGACAGCCCTAAGCGTGACGCAGAGATCCTGTTAGGCTTTGTGACCGGTAAGTCCCGCAGCTGGTTAATCGCCTTTGATGAAACGGTGCTCAGCGAAGCGCAGCTCGCGCAGCTGGAGAGCCTGCTGGCGCGTCGTGCACGGGGTGAGCCGGTAGCGCATCTGGTGGGTGAGCGCGAGTTCTGGTCGCTGCCCCTGCGGGTCAATGACGCCACGCTGATCCCGCGTCCCGATACGGAGTTGCTGGTGGAAGAGGCGCTGCGCCATCTGCCCGCAACCCCGGCGACGATTCTGGATATGGGCACCGGTACCGGCGCGATTGCGCTGGCGCTGGCCAGCGAGCGGCCCGACTGTCAGGTAACCGGCGTTGACCGGATCCCGGCCGCGGTTGAGCTGGCAGAGAGCAACGCGCAGCATCTGAGCCTGAGCAATACCCGCTTCCTGCTCAGCCACTGGTTTCAGGCGCTGCCACCGCAGCGGTTTACCCTCATTGTCAGTAACCCCCCCTACATTGACGCCAGCGATGTTCATCTGGAGCAGGGCGATGTGCGATTTGAACCGCGCAGCGCGCTGGTGGCGGAGGAGGCGGGACTGGCGGATCTGCGCACGCTCATTGAACAGGCGCCCGACTGGCTGCTGCCGGGCGGCTGGCTGCTGCTGGAACATGGCTGGCAGCAGGGCGAGGCGGTGGCTGCGCTGATGCGACAGACCGGCTATCACGCCGTTGAAACCCTCCAGGATTACGGCGGCAATCCGCGCGTGACCCTGGGGCAGTTCCCTCCGTCACTGCGCTCTGAAAAGGATTGA
- the chaA gene encoding sodium-potassium/proton antiporter ChaA — MPSHEKTRHKEFSLILPLITLGILYFFGADTSFPVVVGINIVALIAILSSAFSVVRHADVLAHRLGEPYGSLILSLSVVILEVSLISALMATGDAAPGLMRDTLYSIVMIVTGGLVGFALLLGGNKFATQYVNLAGVKQYLIAIFPLAILVLVFPNALPGGNFSITQALLIAAISAAMYGVFLLIQTKTHQSLFVYEHEDESDDGDPHHGKPSAHSSLWHTVWLIVHLIAVITVTKMNANTLENLLTEMNAPAQFTGFLVALLILSPEGLGAIKAVLMNQVQRAMNLFFGSVLATISLTVPAVTIIATLTGQELIFGLEPPQMVIMMASLILCQISFSTGRTNVLNGAAHLALFIGYLMTIML; from the coding sequence ATGCCTTCACATGAAAAAACACGTCACAAGGAGTTCTCGCTGATATTGCCCCTTATCACGCTGGGAATACTCTATTTCTTTGGTGCTGACACGTCATTCCCTGTCGTGGTCGGCATCAACATTGTGGCGCTGATTGCCATTCTGAGCAGCGCATTCAGCGTGGTGCGTCATGCAGACGTTCTGGCGCACCGGCTCGGTGAACCCTATGGCTCCCTGATCCTGAGTCTCTCCGTGGTGATCCTGGAAGTGAGTCTGATCTCGGCGCTGATGGCGACCGGTGACGCTGCGCCCGGACTGATGCGCGACACCCTTTATTCAATCGTGATGATTGTGACCGGCGGGCTGGTAGGCTTCGCGCTGCTGCTGGGCGGTAATAAATTTGCGACGCAGTACGTGAATCTGGCGGGGGTCAAACAGTATCTGATTGCGATCTTCCCGCTGGCGATCTTAGTGCTGGTGTTTCCCAATGCGCTGCCGGGCGGCAACTTCTCTATCACACAGGCGCTGCTGATTGCCGCCATTTCTGCGGCAATGTATGGCGTCTTCCTGCTGATCCAGACCAAAACCCATCAGAGCCTGTTTGTTTACGAGCATGAAGATGAGAGCGATGACGGCGATCCGCATCATGGCAAGCCTTCCGCACACAGCAGCCTCTGGCACACCGTCTGGCTGATCGTTCATCTGATTGCGGTCATTACCGTGACCAAAATGAATGCCAATACGCTGGAAAACCTGCTGACCGAGATGAATGCCCCGGCGCAGTTCACCGGCTTCCTGGTGGCGCTGCTGATCCTCTCACCAGAGGGACTGGGAGCAATCAAGGCCGTGCTGATGAATCAGGTGCAGCGTGCGATGAACCTCTTCTTCGGCTCGGTGCTGGCGACCATCTCGTTGACCGTTCCGGCGGTGACCATCATCGCGACGCTGACCGGGCAGGAGCTTATCTTCGGGCTAGAGCCGCCGCAGATGGTGATCATGATGGCGTCGCTGATCCTCTGTCAGATCTCTTTCTCCACCGGCCGCACCAATGTGCTGAACGGCGCCGCGCATCTGGCGCTGTTTATCGGTTATCTGATGACCATCATGCTCTAG